GCCATTCACGGTGCTGGGAGTGGGCGCGACGTTGTTCGACGTCGCCGGAGTGCTGGCGGCGCTGGGGATGCTGGGACTCTTGCTGGGGCGGGCGACGCGGAACCTGCGGCGGCTGGCGCGACTGGAGCCGCCGGCGGCGTAAGCGCCCTGGCCAGGGAGCCGGGCGCATGCGGCTGCTGGCAGGGGCCGGGCGTCTGGCGGCCGGTGCTGCCTCGTGCAGCGTCTGCCAGAGCCTCGCGCCGCATGCGCGTGCTGCCAGGGGCCGGGTGTCTGGCGGCCGGTGCTGCGGCAACTGGAGTATTGGCATGTAACCTGGCAGGCCGGATGTACTCCACCGTCGCGCTGGTCACGGGTGCGAGCTCCGGGCTGGGCCGGGCGACGGCGCTGGGCCTTGCCCGGCGGGGCGCGGCGGTGGTCATGGTCTCGCAGGATCCTGTGCGGGGCGCGGCGGCGCGCGAGGCGATCCAACGAGAGACCGGGAACGCAAATGTGGTCCTGCTGCCCACCGACCTGGCGTCACTGGGCGCGGTGCGGGGTCTGGCGGCCGAATTCCGGCGGCGGCACGAGCGGCTGGATGTGCTGGTGAACAACGCGGGCGTTTACCTGAGCCGCTGTCACATCACAGCCGATGGCTTCGAGAAGACGTTGGCCGTGAACCACCTGAGTCACTTCCTGCTAACGAATCTGCTGCTCGGCGAGCTGGCGGTTGCCGGCGGGCGGGTCATCACGGTGAGCTCGGACACCCACCGCGTGGCGCGCCTGAGCCG
This is a stretch of genomic DNA from Gemmatimonadota bacterium. It encodes these proteins:
- a CDS encoding SDR family oxidoreductase yields the protein MYSTVALVTGASSGLGRATALGLARRGAAVVMVSQDPVRGAAAREAIQRETGNANVVLLPTDLASLGAVRGLAAEFRRRHERLDVLVNNAGVYLSRCHITADGFEKTLAVNHLSHFLLTNLLLGELAVAGGRVITVSSDTHRVARLSRSPLESILRGEGWYNGLQAYADSKLANILFTFVLARRLEGKGVTANAMHPGIIATRIWDRNRDPLSLIMRLMKPFRPSARRGAKAVVHLALDPGVRGVTGRYFHRGRERRAARAAYDQDLAEQLWQVSARLTGLTAPA